The following DNA comes from Gemmatimonadaceae bacterium.
TCGGGCACGAGCGGGATGAAGGCAGCACTCAATGGCGTCCCGCAACTGAGCACGATCGACGGATGGTGGGAGGAAGGCTTCGATGGAACCAACGGCTGGGCAATTCCCGAGGCCTCGAGCGATGACGCCGCTGATGCCGAAACAGCGGATCACCTGTATTCTCTCCTGGAATCGCAGGTCGTTCCCCGTTTCTACAACCGCGCCGGTGGAATTCCCCATGGCTGGGTGGAGATGATGAAGAATGCCATGCGCGTTGCCGGTGGCAAATTCACCGCGCGCCGCATGCTCGAAGAGTACGTCGAGAACTATTACGTTCCTTCGATGACGCCAGCTTCTGCGCCGGACAACCCGCCGACCTCCTGACGATGGTGCCCGGAATCACCGCGCGCCCGCGCAGGAATTCGCACGCGTCACCGCTCCGCTCGGCGTCAGGCCATGCCGTCACTGTGGTTCACCTCACGGCGGAATACACTCCCTACGCGCGCACCGGCGGGCTCGCCGAAGCGGTGCAGGGCCTTGCGAACATCCAGACGCGGCAGGGCATCCCGGTAGTCGTCATCGTGCCGCTTTACCGCGAAGCACGGAACGTCGCCAGGAATCTCGTACCGATCGGGAAAGCAGTAGATGTGTACGTGGGCCCGCGTCGCGAGCAGGTGCGCTTCTTCCGCGACGGCGACATCACGAGTGGCCCAATGGTCATCTTCGTCGATCACCCGGGATACTTCGACCGGGACGGAATTTATGTCGAACGGGGAGCCGACTATCCGGATAATCCACGCCGTTTTGCTCTCTTCACGCGTGCGGCACTCGAAGTGATCCCGATGGTGGTGAAGGGGCCGGTGCTCGTTCACGCACACGATTGGCATTCGGCATTGGCGCTCGTCTATATGCGCACCTATGCGGATCTGCGCCGGCGATATCAGGGCACGGCAGCTGTTGTTTCGGTTCACAACGGCGGCTACCAGGGACACTTTTCTCCGGCCATTATCGGCGACCTTGGAATTCCTCCGGAAACTTTCAACTACCACCAGCTCGAGTGGTACGGAAAGGTCAACCTTCTCAAGGGCGGCCTGGCGTTCTGTGATTTCGCGGTGACGGTGAGTCCAAGCCACTCCAGTGAGCTGCGCACTCCGGAAGGAGGATTCGGACTCCATGCTATGTTTGCGTCGATGGGTGAGCGATTCCAGGGAATCACGAACGGGATCGACCAGAAAATCTGGAATCCCGCAACGGATACACAGATCACCGCGAACTTCACGCGCCACGACACGTCGAACAAAGCGAAATGCAAGGCAGCGCTCCAGCGGACGTTCGGGCTTCCGCAGCGCAGCCGTGTTCCCGTTTTCGGGATGTGCGGACGGCTGGTGAAGCAGAAGGGGTTCGACATTCTCCTTGCCAGCGGCGCACTGAACGCACTCGATGCGCAATTCGTTTTCCTCGGCGCGGGCGAGGAGCGCTACAAGGCGGGACTGAGGAGCATCGCCGCCCGGCGGCCGCAGCATGTCAGTTCCGAATTCAAGTTCACCGACAAGATCGAGCATCGGCTGATTGCCGGCTCCGACCTTTTGCTGATGCCTTCGGAGTATGAGCCGTGCGGGCTGACGCAGATGCGCGCGCAACGGTACGGTGCGCTCGTCATCGGGCGGCGAGTAGGTGGGATCAGCGACACGGTGCACGACGACGCAACTGGGTTCCTGTTCGATGCGTTCACTCCGGGCGCCTTCGACCATGCGGTGGGCCGCGCATTGCAACGCTACAACGACACGGCAGCATGGCGGCCTCGCATGCACGAAGCGATGGGCCGCGACTTTGGCTGGGAAAGCTCGGCGAGCCGCTACCTCCAGCTCTATCGCCGCGCGCTCGCCGCCGCCAACCCAGGGAGCTGAGTCAGCCGCCATGGATTTCGTTCTCGCGCTTCACAGTCATCTCCCCTACGTGCTGAACCACGGCCGCTGGCCGCACGGCAGCGACTGGATCTGCGAAGCCGCGGTCGACACGTACCTGCCTCTCATCGACTCGCTTAACGCACTCGCGGATGAGCAGATTGCCGCGCCGGTGACTGTCGGCATCACACCCATCCTCGCCAACCAGCTGGCGAGCGCCGTGTTCGAAAGTGAGCTGCGCCAGTTCTTTGGCCAGCGACTGGAAGCGTGCGACGAGGCTGAAGCAGACATGCGAAACACCGCCGACTCGCACCTGATTCCGGTCGTCGGATACTGGCGAAATCGCCTCCACAGCCTGCTGGCGCTCTACGACTCTCTCGACGGAAATATTCTCGGAGCATTCAGAGAACTCGAAGAGAACGGACGCCTCGAGCTCATCACCTCGGCTGCGACCCACGGCTTTCTTCCACTGTTGGCGCGCGATGAGAGCATCCGCTTTCAACTTGCGGTTGGCCATGCAGAGCATGAGCGATTGTTTGGGAAACGTGCGGCGGGATTGTGGATGCCTGAATGCGCCTACCGTCCGGCGGGCCCATGGCAGCCGTTGCCGAGTGCTCGTGCGTATCGGCATCGGGACGGGCTGGAGACGTTTCTCATGGAGGCCGGCGTACGCTTCGTTTTCGTCGACGCGCATCTGGCCGGTGCGGGTCGCCCGCTCGGCGTTTACGGCGAGCTTCCGACATCGCCGCGCGAACTGGTTCAGGCGCGGCAGGCGAGGGAGCCACGCACGCAGCATTCGCCATACCGACCATACTGGATTGGGGAGCACGGCCAGCGACTGGCGCCCCGCGCACTGATTCGCGACCCGCGCTCGTCGATGCAGGTCTGGTCGCGGCACGGCGGCTACCCTGGCGACGGTGCTTATCTCGAGTTTCACAAGATTCGGTATCCCGGTGGCCTCAAGATGTGGCGGGTAACGTCGGAGACGGCGGGTCTCGGCGACAAGCTAGGGTACGACCCGGATGCCGCGCGTACTCAGGTGCTGCGACACGCGAGGCATTTTGCGAGACTGCTCGGCCGCGTTGGCGGAGCGGTGCAATCACGCGGTGGGGAGCTCGTCGTTGCGCCGTTCGACACCGAGCTGTTCGGGCACTGGTGGTTCGAGGGCGTGGACTTCGTCGAGGAGCTCTACCGTCAGATCGACATCCAGGGCGAAGTGCGGCCGGTAACGGCGTCGTCGCACCTCGACAACGCACGCTCGGACGATGCACTTCGTCTCTCTGCTGGTTCCTGGGGGAAGGACGGGGACTGGAGCATGTGGCTGAATCCCGAGACCGCATGGACCTGGGAGAAGCTCTGGCCGCTCGAGGAAGAGTTCTGGCGCGTGGCTCCCGACGCGATCCGGCGGCCGGAGCTGCATTCCATTCTGGCGCAGGCGGCGCGCGAGCTGTTGCTTGCCCAGTCGTCCGATTGGCAGTTCATCATTACCACCGGCGAAGCAGCAGATTATGCCGAGGCGCGCATCAACCTTCACATCGCTGACTGTGCAAAGTTGATGGAGGCACTGAGGAGCGGTGACGGCGATCTCGAGAGTGCGCGCCAGCTCGCGGAAGAGTTGCACGTTCGTGATGCGATTTTCCCCAACGTTCTCGACTCGTTGAGGTCGTGTCTGCCGGCGTGACGCAATCAGTGGTGGTGCACGGCCACTTTTATCAGCCACCGCGTGCGAACCCATGGACCGGCGTTGTCGACAGGGAGCCGAGCGCGGCGCCGTTTCATGACTGGAACCAGCGCATCGAGAGCGAGTGCTACGCGCCGATGGCGGGCGCACGCGTGCTTGGGGCTGACGGAAGTGTCGCGCACCGGGACAATCTTTACGCGGCGATGAGCTTCGATATCGGGCCAACGCTGTTTGAATGGATGGAAAGGAGCGCGCCCGCGACATACGCCGCCATCCTGGACGCAGACCGCATCAGCGTCGCGCGTCTAGGGCACGGCAACGCGATCGCGATGCCCTACCATCATACGATCCTTCCGCTTGCATCGCGACGCGATAAGGTGACGGAAGTAAAATGGGGAATCGCCGACTTCCGGCGGCGTTTCGCGCGCGAGCCGGAGGGCATGTGGCTGCCGGAGACTGCGTGCGACGACCAGACACTCGAAGTGCTCGCGGAGGCGGGCATCCTGTTCACCGTTCTCGCACCGCACCAGGTCGAGGCGCGCAACCCGAGCGGGTTGCCACTCAGTTTTCGCGCCGGAAAAGGACGGACGATCGCGCTCTGCGTTTATGACGGTGAGACTTCCGGCGGGATAGCCTTTGGCCCCCTGCTCACCGATGGCGCGCTGCTCGCGCGTCGTCTTGCGCCCGGTGCGGGCGGTGCGGGCGGTGCGAGCGACGACAACGAGGCCAAAGATGTCGCGCTCACCGCGGCCGTCGTCGATGGAGAGACCTTCGGGCACCATCATCACTTCGGCGAGATGGCACTCGCCCGCGC
Coding sequences within:
- a CDS encoding glycogen/starch synthase — encoded protein: MVPGITARPRRNSHASPLRSASGHAVTVVHLTAEYTPYARTGGLAEAVQGLANIQTRQGIPVVVIVPLYREARNVARNLVPIGKAVDVYVGPRREQVRFFRDGDITSGPMVIFVDHPGYFDRDGIYVERGADYPDNPRRFALFTRAALEVIPMVVKGPVLVHAHDWHSALALVYMRTYADLRRRYQGTAAVVSVHNGGYQGHFSPAIIGDLGIPPETFNYHQLEWYGKVNLLKGGLAFCDFAVTVSPSHSSELRTPEGGFGLHAMFASMGERFQGITNGIDQKIWNPATDTQITANFTRHDTSNKAKCKAALQRTFGLPQRSRVPVFGMCGRLVKQKGFDILLASGALNALDAQFVFLGAGEERYKAGLRSIAARRPQHVSSEFKFTDKIEHRLIAGSDLLLMPSEYEPCGLTQMRAQRYGALVIGRRVGGISDTVHDDATGFLFDAFTPGAFDHAVGRALQRYNDTAAWRPRMHEAMGRDFGWESSASRYLQLYRRALAAANPGS
- a CDS encoding 1,4-alpha-glucan branching protein domain-containing protein, which translates into the protein MDFVLALHSHLPYVLNHGRWPHGSDWICEAAVDTYLPLIDSLNALADEQIAAPVTVGITPILANQLASAVFESELRQFFGQRLEACDEAEADMRNTADSHLIPVVGYWRNRLHSLLALYDSLDGNILGAFRELEENGRLELITSAATHGFLPLLARDESIRFQLAVGHAEHERLFGKRAAGLWMPECAYRPAGPWQPLPSARAYRHRDGLETFLMEAGVRFVFVDAHLAGAGRPLGVYGELPTSPRELVQARQAREPRTQHSPYRPYWIGEHGQRLAPRALIRDPRSSMQVWSRHGGYPGDGAYLEFHKIRYPGGLKMWRVTSETAGLGDKLGYDPDAARTQVLRHARHFARLLGRVGGAVQSRGGELVVAPFDTELFGHWWFEGVDFVEELYRQIDIQGEVRPVTASSHLDNARSDDALRLSAGSWGKDGDWSMWLNPETAWTWEKLWPLEEEFWRVAPDAIRRPELHSILAQAARELLLAQSSDWQFIITTGEAADYAEARINLHIADCAKLMEALRSGDGDLESARQLAEELHVRDAIFPNVLDSLRSCLPA